In Candidatus Binatia bacterium, one genomic interval encodes:
- a CDS encoding alkyl sulfatase dimerization domain-containing protein, producing the protein MKSRNLAALLTGLLLVSACSGDSSGPSSPGESGTQGNVAPTEHTRRANTAAAKAIDLSDQADFENAERGLIAREPQVVIQDVNGNTVWDTSAYAFEEGQAPDSVNPSLWRQAQLNNKHGLYEVADGVYQVRGYDLSNMSIIVGDEGWIIVDPLTTVETAKAALDLAKKHLGEAPIKAVILTHSHIDHFGGMPAVVSAEDAASGKIRVIAPKDFADEATSENVLAGIAMGRRASFMYGFALERGPRGHVDSGLGKSPARGSFGILQPTDIIDHTPQKMEIDGVEFIFQYAPESEAPAELTFYLPERKAFCGAEVVSRNMHNLYTLRGAKVRDALLWSGYIGEAIDRFGDAEVVFASHHWPTWGNEESIDYLKKQRDGYKFIHDQTLRLANAGNTPREIAEQIEMPPSLAKSFPNRGYYGTLRHNSKAVYQFYFGWYDANPANLDPLPPVEEAKKYVEFMGGADAVLQKAQVAYDAGEYRFTATALDKVVFAEPGNAAARALLAQTYDQLGYQAESGPWRDVYLTGAYELRNGVSGSAIDLKTAGNLLREMPVNRFFDSMAARIDGSAADGKKMKINFVFTDLDRSFVLELENGVLNYREADPDPDADATLSLTRDLWLQLATGQAGVKELVFSDDLSVEGSRMTLLGFFGLLESPEANFPIVTP; encoded by the coding sequence ATGAAATCACGCAATCTTGCCGCGCTTCTGACGGGTCTTCTCCTCGTGTCGGCCTGTAGTGGGGACTCGTCTGGGCCGAGCAGTCCAGGAGAATCTGGGACGCAGGGCAACGTGGCGCCCACCGAGCACACGCGCCGGGCCAACACAGCAGCGGCGAAGGCGATCGATCTCTCGGATCAGGCCGACTTCGAGAATGCCGAGCGCGGCCTGATCGCTCGCGAGCCGCAGGTGGTGATCCAGGATGTGAACGGCAATACCGTCTGGGATACGTCGGCCTACGCGTTCGAAGAGGGGCAGGCGCCCGATAGCGTGAACCCGAGCTTGTGGCGGCAAGCCCAGCTGAACAACAAGCACGGTCTCTACGAAGTCGCGGACGGCGTCTACCAGGTGCGCGGCTACGATCTCTCGAACATGTCGATCATCGTGGGCGACGAAGGGTGGATCATTGTCGACCCGCTCACTACCGTCGAGACTGCGAAGGCGGCGTTGGACCTTGCGAAGAAGCATCTCGGCGAAGCGCCGATCAAAGCGGTGATTCTAACGCACAGTCACATCGATCATTTCGGAGGGATGCCCGCTGTCGTGTCGGCGGAAGATGCCGCGTCTGGCAAGATCCGCGTCATCGCGCCGAAGGACTTTGCCGACGAGGCGACGAGCGAGAACGTGCTCGCGGGCATCGCGATGGGGCGGCGCGCGTCGTTCATGTACGGTTTCGCGTTGGAGCGCGGCCCTCGCGGGCACGTCGACTCGGGGCTCGGCAAGTCTCCTGCTCGAGGTAGCTTTGGCATCCTCCAGCCGACCGACATCATCGACCACACGCCGCAGAAGATGGAGATCGACGGGGTCGAGTTCATTTTTCAGTATGCGCCGGAGTCCGAGGCGCCCGCCGAGCTGACGTTCTACCTCCCGGAGAGGAAGGCGTTCTGCGGAGCCGAGGTCGTTTCGCGCAACATGCACAACCTCTACACGCTGCGCGGCGCGAAGGTCCGCGACGCATTGTTGTGGAGCGGGTACATCGGCGAGGCGATCGACCGCTTTGGCGATGCCGAGGTCGTGTTCGCCAGTCACCACTGGCCGACCTGGGGCAACGAGGAATCGATCGACTACCTGAAGAAGCAGCGCGACGGCTACAAGTTCATCCACGATCAGACGTTGCGGCTGGCGAACGCGGGGAATACCCCGCGCGAGATCGCCGAGCAGATCGAGATGCCGCCGTCGCTGGCCAAGTCCTTCCCGAACCGGGGCTACTACGGCACGCTCAGGCACAACTCGAAGGCTGTCTATCAGTTCTACTTCGGGTGGTACGACGCAAACCCGGCCAATCTGGATCCGTTGCCGCCGGTCGAGGAGGCGAAGAAGTACGTCGAGTTCATGGGGGGCGCGGACGCGGTGCTCCAGAAGGCGCAGGTCGCCTACGATGCCGGGGAGTATCGCTTCACTGCGACCGCGCTCGACAAGGTCGTCTTCGCCGAGCCGGGCAACGCGGCGGCACGGGCCCTTCTGGCGCAGACGTACGACCAACTCGGATACCAGGCGGAGTCCGGGCCTTGGCGGGACGTGTATCTGACCGGTGCGTACGAACTCCGCAATGGGGTGAGCGGGAGTGCCATCGATCTGAAGACGGCCGGAAACCTGCTGCGGGAAATGCCGGTGAATCGCTTTTTCGACTCGATGGCCGCACGCATCGACGGCTCCGCGGCCGACGGCAAGAAGATGAAGATCAACTTCGTGTTCACGGACCTGGACCGCTCGTTCGTCCTCGAGTTGGAGAACGGGGTGCTGAACTATCGCGAGGCCGACCCGGATCCCGACGCCGACGCGACCCTCAGTCTCACGCGTGACTTGTGGCTTCAGCTGGCCACGGGGCAGGCCGGCGTGAAGGAGCTGGTGTTCTCCGACGACCTCAGCGTCGAGGGAAGTCGGATGACACTTCTGGGCTTCTTTGGATTGTTGGAGTCGCCAGAGGCGAACTTCCCGATCGTCACGCCGTAG
- a CDS encoding NAD(P)-dependent oxidoreductase, translating to MTTLEGKKILVTGPTGQVGFPVAKALAQNNQVFGLARFAKDADRERLEAVGVTCVKGDLASGDLDTVPEDVDYVAHFAVAKSPKGDFDADLSANAEGVGLLMARCRGAKAFLHCSTTGVYEHAGAHKLRETDPLGDNHRVMIPTYSIAKISAEAVARFSARQWNLPTTIARLNVPYGKNGGWPIFHLEMMIAGQPIPLHPERPCVYNPIHEDDIIAQVPALLEAAAVPATIVNWAGTETVSIEDWCGYLGKLTGLEASFVVTDRTIGSVAVDTTKMVEIAGATTVGWKDGFKRMAETFHPELIKGRAS from the coding sequence ATGACGACGCTCGAAGGAAAGAAGATCCTCGTGACCGGGCCGACGGGGCAGGTCGGCTTCCCCGTCGCGAAAGCACTCGCGCAGAACAACCAGGTGTTCGGGCTCGCTCGCTTTGCGAAAGACGCCGATCGGGAACGGCTCGAAGCGGTCGGAGTCACCTGCGTGAAGGGGGATCTGGCATCGGGCGATCTCGATACGGTTCCGGAAGACGTCGACTACGTGGCGCACTTCGCGGTGGCGAAGAGCCCCAAGGGTGATTTCGATGCGGATCTCTCCGCGAATGCGGAGGGGGTCGGACTCCTGATGGCGCGCTGCCGTGGCGCGAAAGCGTTCCTCCACTGTTCGACGACGGGCGTCTACGAACATGCCGGAGCTCACAAGCTGCGGGAGACGGATCCCCTCGGGGACAATCACCGGGTGATGATCCCGACGTACAGCATCGCGAAGATCTCGGCGGAAGCGGTCGCTCGTTTCTCGGCGCGGCAGTGGAATCTGCCGACGACGATCGCTCGGTTGAACGTTCCGTACGGGAAAAACGGCGGCTGGCCGATCTTTCATCTCGAGATGATGATCGCGGGACAGCCGATCCCGCTCCACCCCGAGCGCCCGTGTGTCTATAACCCGATTCATGAAGACGACATCATCGCGCAGGTGCCGGCGCTGCTCGAGGCGGCGGCCGTGCCCGCGACCATCGTGAACTGGGCGGGGACCGAAACCGTGAGCATCGAGGACTGGTGTGGCTATCTCGGTAAGCTCACGGGCCTCGAGGCGTCCTTCGTCGTAACGGACCGCACGATCGGAAGTGTGGCGGTCGATACGACGAAGATGGTGGAAATCGCCGGCGCGACGACGGTCGGTTGGAAGGACGGGTTCAAGCGGATGGCTGAGACCTTCCATCCCGAACTCATCAAGGGCAGAGCGTCGTAG
- a CDS encoding FAD-dependent oxidoreductase, with amino-acid sequence MRELRDREAVAASSITSWDYEVDVAVVGLGCAGVAAAIEASESGARVLAIERTSGGGGTSANSGGLIYLGGGTAVQKACGIEDTAEDMFRFLMASCGPGPDEAKIRIFADRSVELFDWLESHGVPFKRSTYPEPGKEPPTDDCLVYSGGEDGWPYEEIAKPAPRAHKAQTPGAGGGFLMQKLLEALGRTSAELLEDARVDRLVVDEVGCVVGLVAHRVEGDVCVRAAGGVVLTAGGFISNPEMIERYAPQVAKANYKVGTENDDGSGILLAMAVGADAIRMDAASITIPLYPPKNICKGVLVNQRGQRFLNEDAYAGLIGQRALREQEGRCWHLVDAETYVVNEAFMEAKVVEESWEALEQALDLPAGALVATMELYNRHARDGKDPVFHKRDSLVVPLDKPPFGAINVTTRGCVYAAFTLGGLHTLPSGEVLRPDGSAVEGVYAAGRTTSGIAADGYVSGVSLGDGLMFGRLAGATAAARGAHGNDSGRTK; translated from the coding sequence TTGAGAGAACTTCGAGACCGAGAGGCCGTCGCCGCCTCGTCCATCACTTCTTGGGACTACGAGGTCGATGTGGCGGTCGTCGGGCTCGGGTGCGCCGGCGTTGCGGCTGCGATCGAGGCGAGCGAGAGCGGGGCTCGTGTCCTCGCGATCGAGCGCACGAGCGGCGGTGGCGGAACGTCGGCCAACTCCGGTGGCCTGATCTACCTTGGTGGCGGCACCGCGGTGCAGAAGGCGTGCGGGATCGAGGATACGGCGGAAGACATGTTCCGTTTCCTCATGGCGTCCTGCGGACCGGGGCCGGACGAAGCGAAGATTCGCATCTTCGCGGACCGCAGCGTCGAGCTCTTTGACTGGCTCGAGAGCCACGGCGTGCCGTTCAAGCGCAGCACCTATCCGGAGCCGGGCAAGGAGCCGCCGACCGACGATTGTCTCGTATACTCCGGCGGAGAAGACGGCTGGCCCTACGAGGAGATCGCGAAGCCGGCTCCGCGCGCGCACAAGGCACAGACGCCGGGCGCGGGCGGCGGATTCCTCATGCAGAAGCTTCTCGAGGCGCTCGGTCGCACGAGTGCGGAGCTTCTGGAAGACGCGCGCGTCGATCGGCTCGTCGTCGATGAGGTAGGGTGCGTTGTTGGACTTGTCGCCCATCGCGTGGAAGGCGACGTCTGCGTGCGTGCGGCGGGCGGTGTCGTCCTCACGGCGGGTGGGTTCATCTCGAATCCCGAGATGATCGAGCGGTACGCACCCCAGGTCGCGAAGGCGAACTACAAGGTCGGAACGGAGAACGACGACGGGAGCGGGATCCTGTTGGCGATGGCGGTTGGCGCCGACGCGATTCGCATGGATGCCGCGAGCATCACGATCCCTCTGTACCCGCCGAAGAACATCTGTAAAGGCGTTCTCGTGAACCAGCGCGGCCAGCGCTTCCTCAACGAGGATGCCTACGCCGGCCTCATCGGTCAGCGGGCTCTCCGGGAGCAGGAAGGGCGATGCTGGCACCTGGTCGATGCCGAGACCTACGTGGTGAACGAGGCCTTCATGGAGGCCAAGGTCGTCGAGGAGAGCTGGGAAGCGCTGGAGCAGGCGCTCGATCTGCCCGCCGGGGCACTCGTCGCAACGATGGAGCTCTATAACCGGCACGCGCGCGATGGAAAGGACCCCGTGTTTCACAAGCGAGACAGTTTGGTGGTCCCGCTCGATAAACCGCCGTTCGGAGCGATCAATGTGACGACGCGCGGCTGCGTCTACGCCGCGTTCACGCTGGGTGGGCTACACACGCTGCCGAGCGGGGAGGTGCTTCGCCCCGATGGTAGCGCGGTCGAAGGCGTGTACGCCGCGGGCCGCACGACGTCGGGGATCGCGGCCGATGGATACGTGAGCGGCGTTTCGCTCGGTGATGGATTGATGTTCGGTCGCCTCGCCGGAGCCACGGCGGCGGCACGCGGCGCACACGGAAACGACTCAGGGAGAACGAAATGA